TCTCAGAAGCAGATGCCCCAGATGTAGATAAAGCAGTACAAGCAGCCCGCAACGCCTTCACTAATGGACAATGGAGAAAAATATCTGCCACCCGTCGCGGCGAGTTACTTTACAAGTTAGCTGATTTAATTGAGCAGAATATCGATGAGTTGGGGCAGCTAGAAACTCTCGACAACGGTAAGCCATTACAAGATTCATTCGGTGACTTGAGGTTAGTCATCGCTTGCTACCGTTACTATGCAGGTTGGGCTGACAAAGTACAAGGTAAAACTATTCCGATTAACAGGCCATACTTTTGCTAGCCATGAACCGGTGGGTGTCGTGGGTCAAATTATCCCGTGGAATTTCCCCCTGTTAATGCAGGCTTGGAAGTTAGCACCAGCTTTAGCAACTGGTAATACAGTAGTTCTCAAAACAGCAGAACAAACACCATTATCAGCACTGCGGGTAGGCGAGTTGATTATTGAGGCTGGTTTTTCGCCTGGTGTGGTGAACATCTTATCAGGATACGGCCCAACCGCCGGGGCTGCGTCTACGCAGGTTCCCACGATGCCATATTCTTTAACCAAGGGCAATGCTGCTGTGCTGGTTCGCGGCTGTTTGTCGAAGAGAAATGTTATGACGAGTTCGTTGCTAGAACTGTAGAAAGAGCAAGAGCGCGGGTTGTCGGTAATCCTTTCGATGCCAAAACAGAACAAGGGCCGCAGGTAGACAAAGACCAATTCGATCGGGTGATGAGCTATATCGAATCTGGAATGCGCGAAGGGGCCGAGATGCTATGTGGTGGTAATCAAGTTGGCGACAAAGGTTATTTTATTGCACCCACAGTCTTTGCTGGTGTCCGCGATGACATGAAGATTGCCCAAGAGGAAATTTTTGGGACAGTGATGAGCATCATCAAGTTCAAAGATATTGATGAAGTCATTCAACGGGCGAATGCCACCATGTAAGGGCTTGCTGCCGCAGTGTGGACTCAGGATATCAAAGCCCATGCGATCGCTAACAATCTCCGGGCTGGTACTGTATGGGTAAATTGCTACGACGTATTTGATGCTGCTGCACCCTTTGGTGGATTTAAGCAATCTGGTATTGGGCGAGAACTAGGCGAATATGGCTTGCAGCAATATACCGAAGTTAAGACCGTTACCATCAAATTGTAGTACGACTTGAATTTAACTTTAGCCATATTCATCCCCCTAAATTTAAAAAAATCTGTTTTAGGGGGATGATGAATGTGATATTTAATCTGGGGTGGGCATCATAAATATGCTTTGCATACTACCTCAAGATAATTCTGATGATAAATGCGATCGCTACTAAATTTCGCCAACTTATAGCTGCAAGAAAAAGCCCGATTAGTTATTTTGACAGACATAACCACAAAAACAAAACTAAGCGTTCCATAGCGCTGTATACCTGCGTAGGATTAGTAAGTGCAATTTTGGCATTGTTGTTAATCACATCCCCAGGACTGGCCCAAAAACCGGAACCCCAACAATCCCTAAAACTCCAACAACCGTTATTAGTAGCTACACGAGTTATACCGCCCTTTGTGCTATCAAACAAAGGTGAGCTATCGGGATTCAGTATCGACCTCTGGCGCAGCATCGCTACCCAAATAGGTATAGAGTCTAAATTGATTGAATATTCCAGTGTACCAGAACTGATTTCTGCTATTAAGGACAACAAAGTCAACTTGGGAATTGCAGCTATCTCGATTACAGCCGAACGCGAGCAAAATTTTGATTTCTCATTACCCATTTTTGCTAGTGGGCTGCAAATTATGGTACGCAATCTAGAGAGTAAAAACAGTGCCTTTCCAAATATTTTGCAATTGTTTTTCTCTACTAGCCTCTTGCAGGTAATAGGCGTTGCCCTAGTGCTAATTGTCATAGCAGCTCATATTATTTGGTTATCCGAGCGCAATCACAAAGAAGGGATGATTTCTGAATCATACTTTCCTGGCATTTTTAAAGCTTGTTGGTGGGCAGCAGCCACATTAGCGACTCAAGCCGATGAAATGCCCAAGGGAGTGCTGGGACGTTTCATAGCTATAGTCTGGATGTTCATCGGAGTCCTTTTTGTCGCCTACTTTACAGCCAGTGCGACTACTTCATTAACAGTGCAGCAACTTCAGGGCGATATCAGGAGTATAGACGATTTACCTGGCAAGGTAGTGGCTACAACTGCGGGCAGCACAGCGGCGACATACTTGCGAGAACATCATATTTCAGTTTTAGAAGTCCCCAAAATTGAGGAAGCTTACAAAGCTCTGCAAACAAAAAAAGCTGATGCTGTGGTGTTTGATGCACCTGTACTCCTCTTTTATGCTGCCAATGAAGGCAAAGGGAAGGTAGAGATTGTTGGCAGTATCTTGCGTGAAGAAAGCTACGGAATAATTCTGCCTAATAACAGTCCCTACCGCAAACCAATTAATCAGGCTTTGCTGAATCTTAAAGAAAATGGCACTTATCAATCGCTATATGATAAGTGGTTCGATCCTAAAAATTCTTAAATTTTGCTGAAAAATTAGAGTTACCGGGGCTAGGGCGTGTTTTCAAAGTCTTAGATCCCCCAACCCCCGATAAATTGGGGGGCAAAAACCTCTCAAAGACAAACATACAATGATTTTAAGCATACTTAATGTAATATAAATAAATATAGTACCGACAATATACTTATGCGTCCCGTATGCTAGTATCCTCCAATACAACGGTATTGACTATGCCTCTATTTTTTTGCTTCAATACTAAGCACGCAAAATTTATGTCTTACTAACATTAAGGTTTTCTAATATTATTTTAGGGCTGGTGATATGTAAGTCTGCTATTCATCAAAAATAGGACTTACGCAAAATACCCTGCGGGTACTCCGTTGGAGAACTCGTAGAGTAGCCACTCTGCTCCTAGATGAATTGCCCTTACCAAAGAATGAGGGTTTTGACTATTGTTTGCGTAAGTTTTAAAAAAGTTACAAAACGTCTGTAGTGAGCGATAAATCACTAAATTTCAAAGGCTTTAGCCCTGACTACAAACTACTAGTTCATATTTGCAATTGAAGTCTATTTTGACAAAATAGGGAAACAATCATGCTACCAAGTAATAGAGGGAACTTCCAAAAACACAAACTAAAATTTTTTGATTTTGAAATTCCACTTGCACTTAAATCTGTCAATTTCTCTTGTTTTGTTATCGGATAAAGTTTATCTTTTTTTGGGTCTTGGATGACTCAAATTGCTTTAGTATGGCTAGTTTATCAATTAACTAATTCGGCTGTATTAGTTGGTGTAGCTGGATTTACAAATCAAGCTATGGGTTTGATTATTACTCCTTTGGTAGGAGTATTGCTAGATCGCTGGAATTTACGATATGTTCTACTAGCTACTCAGCTAGTATCGATTTTACTATCTTCTACCCTGACCTTTCTAACTCTTAGCAACAACATCAATGTTGCATGGATTATTGTTATTGGCACGCTTCAGGGAATAGTAAAAGCTTTCGATTTACCAGCACGTCAGGTAATTATTCCCAGACTTTTGGATAAAAAATCAGATACTTATAGTGCGATGGCTTCCCATTCATTCTTGATTAATACAGCAAAGTTTGTTAGTCCCATGATTGGGGGTTTCCTGATTGCTCGATCTGGTGCAGCTTCTTGTTTTTTAGTAGATAGTATTAGCTATTTACCCTTTATATCTGCAATATTAACTATCAAGGTAAACCCAATTATCAATAATACATCAAATCAAAAAGCCCAAATTTGGAAAAATCTTAAAGAAGGCTTTGTTTATGCATACGATTTTTTACCTATTAAACATTTATTGATCTTACAAATTGTTATTTGCTTTATGGGGATAACCCATGTGAATTTAATCCCGATTTTTGCTCAAGAAATTTTGAAGGGGAACGCTGAAACTATGGGTTTTTTGATGACAGCTTCGGCTCTTGGTTCTATAGTTTCAGGTATTTATCTCATCTCCAGAAAAAATATCATCGGATTAGGAAGGGTTATAGCAACTTCTGCCGCGATTCTCGGTTTAGGTTTAATCGTATTTTCTCAATCAACAAATTTAGAGGTTTGTCTAGTATTTATGTTTATTATAGGTATGAATAATACTCTCACTCTGGCTTCTCTTAATAACTTTATGCAATCCATTCTTCTTGATGAAGATAAAAGAGGTAGAGTAACCAGCATCTTTACAACTGGTTTTTTAGGAATCCTGCCTTTTGGCAATTTGTTTTTTGGAGTATTAGCAGGTCATCTTGGTGTTACCAATGCTTTATTATTTGGCGGGATTTGTTGCATTATAGGAGCATATTTTTTTAGTAGACAACTACCGAAAATAAGAAAGGTTTTGTATCCAATTTATGCAGAGTTGGGCTTGCTTCCACAGCCAAATAAAGGCTAAATGTCGTTTTGATAGCAGCGATCGCCTCTGATACTTCATCAAAACCCAGCGTGTCGCGTTTCATCCTCAGCCTCAAGCGCGAAAGACAACACTGTGCGTGTGTTTCTATAAGGCTTTCACGCTATTGCTAAATTTCTTAGAAAAACTCTTGATTTTCATTACCGATTGTGAGAGAGTCTGATTTAACATCCACAAAGTCCTGTAAATCGATAAATTTGCCGTATTTTAGCGGTTTAACTAGAAGCAAGCGGTGGTTTTAGCTGTGCTTTAACCCCGGAAAGATGCTATCAGACTGAATACAAGTACAGAAGTATAACAGCCATCTGATGAAGGCATCATACCAGGACTGAATGTCTATATAACTTTCAGGAGAATCATCTTCTATGCAAGTTGCCTTCCAGTAGAGTAACCACAGATTTCATCCCAATCTGGTGAAATTGCCCTGCTTCTCTGGAGTTGGGTGTCTTATGTATGGCTAGTTGTTCTAGCTTTCAGATGCTCATGTATTCACTCATGACTATATTTTTGCCAGTGGAGAACATCTCATGCAAGTAGATCCTAATTCTCATCAAGGTTCCGAGCAAGATACTCAGGCTAATAGCGAAAGAGAGAAACTGAAACAACCCCGTGTAAATAGCAAACGTTTTTTTGGTAGTCACGCCAGCAGACGCTCGTTTCTCGGCCGCGCTGGTTTATTTAGTGCTGCGAGCCTTGTTGCAGGAGTTTTCGGTTCACCTTTCTCCTCAAAGAAAGGAGAAGATGTTGTACAAGCTCAAGATATTAACAGGCGGTATAATAGACCATTCAACTACAACAGTTTTGTTGATAAAGCCTATCGAGTCCGTGTTGAAGCAGCCAGAGTTGAACGAAGTATTCCCATTCCGCCGCATCCGACTAACGGTGATGAGGAGCGTTATGCCAACAAAATCGGCTCTGACAGTAGGGGATTAATGTACCGTAATGCTTTCGCGTCTCAATAGCAAGATTCATGTATCTAATTCAGTAACGCCTGATTTTTAGCAAGGTTGTTAAATTTAATACGTCATAACTTACTTACGATAGAGAATCAATGATTACTCTAGGTTATAGCGTTAAAAAACAGTACAAGCCCTGTACGCTGGAAATTCTACCCTCTCTAGTGCCAGAGTTAAGCTAGTACGCATCTAAATTGCACATTTTTTCGTTAAAACTGTCATTTGTCATTAGCTATTGACAAAAGACAACTGATAAATGACTAATGACAAAGGACGAATTTCACGAATAAATAAGCAATTAAAGTGCGTAACAGCCTAGCAATAATTGCAGTTTGCTCCAGAAGCTGAGTATGACAAAGGCATTCCCAAGCATAGCAAGGCGCTTGAAAAGTACAGGAATCAAGTTGTTGAAGATGGGAACCTTCCTAATAAGCCGTTTTATTGCAAGCTGGAAACGCTACTTTCTGGGTGACACTGTTGATGTTCGCCCCTCCACGTCTCCTTCCTTTGATG
The Nostoc punctiforme PCC 73102 genome window above contains:
- a CDS encoding aldehyde dehydrogenase family protein: MVTATVPGQQVKIGPTKLLINNEWVNSVSNRRFETINPTTGEVICEVSEADAPDVDKAVQAARNAFTNGQWRKISATRRGELLYKLADLIEQNIDELGQLETLDNGKPLQDSFGDLRLVIACYRYYAGWADKVQGKTIPINRPYFC
- a CDS encoding aldehyde dehydrogenase family protein: MGQIIPWNFPLLMQAWKLAPALATGNTVVLKTAEQTPLSALRVGELIIEAGFSPGVVNILSGYGPTAGAASTQVPTMPYSLTKGNAAVLVRGCLSKRNVMTSSLLEL
- a CDS encoding transporter substrate-binding domain-containing protein, encoding MINAIATKFRQLIAARKSPISYFDRHNHKNKTKRSIALYTCVGLVSAILALLLITSPGLAQKPEPQQSLKLQQPLLVATRVIPPFVLSNKGELSGFSIDLWRSIATQIGIESKLIEYSSVPELISAIKDNKVNLGIAAISITAEREQNFDFSLPIFASGLQIMVRNLESKNSAFPNILQLFFSTSLLQVIGVALVLIVIAAHIIWLSERNHKEGMISESYFPGIFKACWWAAATLATQADEMPKGVLGRFIAIVWMFIGVLFVAYFTASATTSLTVQQLQGDIRSIDDLPGKVVATTAGSTAATYLREHHISVLEVPKIEEAYKALQTKKADAVVFDAPVLLFYAANEGKGKVEIVGSILREESYGIILPNNSPYRKPINQALLNLKENGTYQSLYDKWFDPKNS
- a CDS encoding MFS transporter, whose amino-acid sequence is MTQIALVWLVYQLTNSAVLVGVAGFTNQAMGLIITPLVGVLLDRWNLRYVLLATQLVSILLSSTLTFLTLSNNINVAWIIVIGTLQGIVKAFDLPARQVIIPRLLDKKSDTYSAMASHSFLINTAKFVSPMIGGFLIARSGAASCFLVDSISYLPFISAILTIKVNPIINNTSNQKAQIWKNLKEGFVYAYDFLPIKHLLILQIVICFMGITHVNLIPIFAQEILKGNAETMGFLMTASALGSIVSGIYLISRKNIIGLGRVIATSAAILGLGLIVFSQSTNLEVCLVFMFIIGMNNTLTLASLNNFMQSILLDEDKRGRVTSIFTTGFLGILPFGNLFFGVLAGHLGVTNALLFGGICCIIGAYFFSRQLPKIRKVLYPIYAELGLLPQPNKG